The DNA segment AAGGCAATGCTGGAAATGACGGTGGCTGTAGATACCCTCATCAGTCTGGCGGACCGTATACAAAATGGAGAGCTGCGGCCTAAACATGTGCTAAGGGATATCGATGAAGGGGATACCCTGCTTGATGAAAATCGTCAGATAGGCGAGTTTCTGGATGTAATCCGTGAAATCAAGATCCTTCATGCAGAAAATGCTGACCTGCGTGAAGTAATTTCAGATCCGGATATGGATTACGAGGAAAAAAGAAAGCATCGCAGAGTTATTTCCAAACGTAATGAAAAAATTTTTGACTGCATCAAGGAGTGGCGGCTTGAGAGCAGTGTCACGGATCGTATAGAGAAAAAAATCCGTCACCATATCTCATGGTTTGAAGTGATGAACAAGCTCATGGGGCAGGCGGCAGAGGCTTTTGATACAACCATTACGGATTTTCGGATACGGCTTCAGGAAGAATCCATATTTCTGGCGTGGGCAGAAGAACGGACGGACTATAACCAGGACAGGCTGAAAGATATTTTTTCTGATCTGCGCCGTATTCAGGCACAAATTGAGGCCCGTGAATATAGCCTAAAGGCCAACATTCGTTCCTTGAAAAAGGTTATTTCCAATGTGGATGAGGGCAGGGAATGTGCTAAGAAAGCAAAAAGCGAACTTGTTCGGGCCAATTTGCGGTTGGTGGTGAGTATTGCCAAAAAGTATACAAACAGAGGATTGCAGTTTCTGGATTTGATTCAGGAGGGCAATATTGGCCTGATGAAAGCCGTTGATAAGTTTGAGTACCGCAGGGGTTATAAATTCAGTACCTATGCCACATGGTGGATACGCCAGGCCATTACCCGTGCCATTGCAGATCAGGCACGAACTATTCGTATTCCTGTGCACATGATTGAAACCATTAATAAGCTGATTCGCACCTCCCGTTATCTTGTTCAGGAACTTGGCCGCGAACCAAGTCCTGAAGAAATTGCAGAAAAAATGGAAATTCCGCTCGATAAGGTACGCAGAGTGCTGAAGATAGCGCGGGAACCTATTTCCCTTGAGACGCCCATCGGGGAAGAAGAAGATAGTCATTTGGGTGACTTCATAGAAGACAAGAAGTTTATGCTTCCTTCCGATGCTGCGATCAATCTCAATCTTTCCGAGCAGACGCGGCGTGTGCTGGCAACGCTCACGCCGAGGGAAGAGAAGGTTTTGCGTATGCGTTTCGGTATCGGAGAAAAAGCGGATCATACTCTGGAAGAGGTTGGTAAGGACTTTGCTGTTACCCGTGAGCGAATTCGTCAGATTGAGGCAAAAGCCTTGAGGAAGCTGCGTCA comes from the Desulfobotulus pelophilus genome and includes:
- the rpoD gene encoding RNA polymerase sigma factor RpoD, translated to MTQPSAGDKKARAAQKKELKSLLEMGKMRGYLSYDEVYEVLSDTVTAEQMDAVFVTLGEMGVKIMKASDLPVKKISKINEDSENAEDFLDRPDLEEEEDLEEAEEEEKKEIPKFASSDESEVDFGSVTDPVKMYLREMGMVTLLSREGEIEIAKKIEQGEQEILKAMLEMTVAVDTLISLADRIQNGELRPKHVLRDIDEGDTLLDENRQIGEFLDVIREIKILHAENADLREVISDPDMDYEEKRKHRRVISKRNEKIFDCIKEWRLESSVTDRIEKKIRHHISWFEVMNKLMGQAAEAFDTTITDFRIRLQEESIFLAWAEERTDYNQDRLKDIFSDLRRIQAQIEAREYSLKANIRSLKKVISNVDEGRECAKKAKSELVRANLRLVVSIAKKYTNRGLQFLDLIQEGNIGLMKAVDKFEYRRGYKFSTYATWWIRQAITRAIADQARTIRIPVHMIETINKLIRTSRYLVQELGREPSPEEIAEKMEIPLDKVRRVLKIAREPISLETPIGEEEDSHLGDFIEDKKFMLPSDAAINLNLSEQTRRVLATLTPREEKVLRMRFGIGEKADHTLEEVGKDFAVTRERIRQIEAKALRKLRHPTRSKKLKSFIEY